The following is a genomic window from Marinococcus sp. PL1-022.
GACATTATGTTTAACGGCCCGGAAGAAACATTAACCCAGACGGAGTACACCCAGCCGGCGCTGCTCACGATGAGCTCCGCCCTTCATGCGCTTGTGGAGGAACGCGGCGTGCAGGCTGATTATACCGCCGGCCACAGCCTCGGGGAATATTCGGCGCTTGTGGCTAATGGCGCACTCAAATTCGCAGACGCTGCTTCAATTGTGGCCAAACGCGGAAAATGGATGGCTGAGGCAGACCCCGACGGTAAAGGGACCATGGCTGCCGTCATGGGCATGGAGCGTGAAGATCTGCAGGAGCTTGCGGATGAAGCGACAGAAGCAGCGGATAAAGTACAGCTGGCCAACCTGAATGCTCCCGGGCAGATTGTTATCTCCGGGAGCCGGGAAGGCGTGCGTTATGTGGAGGAGCACGCCCCGGACCGCGGAGCGAAAAAAGTAGTGCCGCTGCAGGTTAGCGGTCCGTTTCACTCATCATTTATGAAGCCGGCGGAGGAAAAGCTGGCAGAGGCGCTGCAAAACGTTGAGATCCGCGGACCGCGCCGCCCGCTCATAGCGAATGTGGATGCCAAGGAAACCTCGGACCCATCCGCCATCCGTCAGCAGCTGATTGCCCAGGTCACCTCTCCGGTTCACTGGGAAGACTCGGTGCGCCGCCTGATTGACCTTGGAGTAACAGAATTTGTGGAAATTGGTCCTGGCAACGTCCTGAGCGGAATGATCCGGAGAATTCAGCGCCGCGGCCTGGATGTACATGCCGTACAGGACGAAGCATCGCTGGATAAATGGCTTGAAAAAAGGAGTGCATCGTCATGAATTTCGAAGGACAAAGCGTGCTTGTAACCGGAGCATCAAGAGGAATCGGCAAAGCCATTGCCCTCGGCTTTGCCGCTCAGGGAGCAAACGTTGCGATCAACTACGCCGGCAGCCGGGAGAAAGCGGAGGAAACGGCTTCGCAGTGCGGGGAACATGGCGTAAAGACGCTTGTGATTCAGGCTGACGTTTCAAGTGAATCGGATGTCAAAGAGATGCTCAAGCAGGTAACAGAGGAATTCGGCGGTATTGACGTGCTTATAAATAATGCCGGTATCACGAAGGATAATCTGTTAATGCGCATGAAAGAAGACGAGTGGGATGACGTCATTGATACGAATTTAAAAAGTGTGTTCTTAACATCCCGGGCAGCCGCCCGTCCGATGATGAAGAAACGGGGCGGAACGATCATCAATATGGCTTCTGTCGTCGGCACAACTGGCAACCCCGGGCAGGCGAACTACACGGCATCAAAAGCCGGAGTTGTCGGGCTGACAAAAACACTCGCCCGCGAGCTTGCTTCGAGAAATATCCGGGTAAATGCTGTCGCACCAGGATTTATCTCCACGGAAATGACCGACGAACTCGAGGAAGGCACCAAGGAACAGATGATGCAGCAGATTCCTCTGCAAAAGCTCGGGGAGACGGAGGATGTGGCCAATACGGTGTTATTTCTCGCTTCAGA
Proteins encoded in this region:
- the fabG gene encoding 3-oxoacyl-[acyl-carrier-protein] reductase; this translates as MNFEGQSVLVTGASRGIGKAIALGFAAQGANVAINYAGSREKAEETASQCGEHGVKTLVIQADVSSESDVKEMLKQVTEEFGGIDVLINNAGITKDNLLMRMKEDEWDDVIDTNLKSVFLTSRAAARPMMKKRGGTIINMASVVGTTGNPGQANYTASKAGVVGLTKTLARELASRNIRVNAVAPGFISTEMTDELEEGTKEQMMQQIPLQKLGETEDVANTVLFLASDSAKYMTGQTLHVDGGMVMP
- the fabD gene encoding ACP S-malonyltransferase, encoding MGKTAFIFPGQGSQFVGMGKELYDNAPTARTVFQQADEALGYSLTDIMFNGPEETLTQTEYTQPALLTMSSALHALVEERGVQADYTAGHSLGEYSALVANGALKFADAASIVAKRGKWMAEADPDGKGTMAAVMGMEREDLQELADEATEAADKVQLANLNAPGQIVISGSREGVRYVEEHAPDRGAKKVVPLQVSGPFHSSFMKPAEEKLAEALQNVEIRGPRRPLIANVDAKETSDPSAIRQQLIAQVTSPVHWEDSVRRLIDLGVTEFVEIGPGNVLSGMIRRIQRRGLDVHAVQDEASLDKWLEKRSASS